The following proteins are encoded in a genomic region of Drosophila suzukii chromosome 4, CBGP_Dsuzu_IsoJpt1.0, whole genome shotgun sequence:
- the LOC108020364 gene encoding uncharacterized protein isoform X2: MMIMFSTEAPQHPDLLLYLQASRYRPSLVTKMYWKFPYEISFFKEAFDEYTHKTSTLSEDANTMTERDLGSTFLLPHTHLYKPDKILCDFAGLRSS, translated from the exons ATGAtg ATAATGTTCTCTACAGAGGCACCACAACACCCAGATCTGCTCTTGTATCTGCAGGCTTCGAGGTATCGGCCCTCGTTAGTAACAAAAATGTATTGGAAATTCCCAT ATGAGATATCTTTCTTCAAAGAAGCATTTGATGAGTACACCCACAAAACGAGCACATTAAGTGAG gatGCTAATACAATGACTGAAAGAGATTTGGGTTCTACGTTCTTGTTGCCACATACACATCTTTATAAGCCCGACAAG aTACTGTGTGACTTTGCTGGATTGAGATCTTCATAA
- the LOC108020431 gene encoding uncharacterized protein, with product MGFHFHFDILLLILLITLIAPFCIAAEQKIVKDETVNAGEIRIFKRLIPADVLRDFPAMCFASTRCATVEPGKSWDLTPFCGRSTCVQNEENETKLLELVEDCGPLPLANEKCKLDTERTNKTASFPYCCPIFTCEPGIKLEYPEVGKDNDKKNVE from the exons ATgggttttcattttcattttgatattttgCTACTCATTTTACTCATAACTCTAATAGCTCCATTTTGCATTGCGGCtgaacaaaaaattgtaaaagATGAAACTGTCAATGCTGGTGAAATTCGAATTTTTAAACGTCTTATTCCTGCGGATGTTCTGAGAG ATTTTCCGGCGATGTGCTTTGCTTCCACTCGATGTGCTACTGTTGAGCCAGGGAAATCCTGGGACTTAACTCCTTTCTGCGGTCGATCTACTTGCGTACAAAATGAGGAAAATGAAACGaa GCTTTTGGAACTCGTAGAAGACTGTGGCCCATTGCCTTTGGCGAATGAAAAATGTAAATTGGACACTGAGAGGACAAATAAAACGGCTTCGTTTCCTTATTGCTGCCCCATCTTTACATGTGAGCCTGGAATTAAATTGGAATATCCCGAGGTTGGAAAGGATaatgacaaaaaaaatgttgagtGA